A genome region from Pseudomonas sp. N3-W includes the following:
- the ung gene encoding uracil-DNA glycosylase — MTADDRIKLEPSWKEALRAEFDQPYMAELRTFLQQERAAGKEIYPPGPMIFNALNSTPLDKVKVVILGQDPYHGPGQAHGLCFSVQPGVPAPPSLVNIYKELKRDLNIDIPSHGCLQSWADQGVLMINTTMTVERANANAHAGKGWQFFTDRIIEVVSEHQPHLVFLLWGAHAQGKQKLINATKHLVLTSVHPSPLSAYRGFLGCGHFSRTNKFLEQNGETPIEWRLPPL; from the coding sequence ATGACTGCTGATGACCGTATCAAACTCGAACCGAGCTGGAAGGAGGCACTGCGTGCCGAATTCGACCAGCCGTACATGGCAGAGTTGCGCACTTTTCTGCAACAGGAGCGTGCGGCAGGCAAAGAGATCTATCCGCCCGGCCCGATGATCTTCAATGCCCTCAACTCCACGCCGCTGGACAAGGTCAAGGTGGTCATCCTCGGTCAGGACCCGTATCACGGCCCCGGTCAGGCCCACGGTCTGTGTTTCTCGGTGCAACCGGGCGTGCCGGCGCCACCGTCGCTGGTGAACATCTATAAAGAGTTGAAGCGCGACCTGAACATCGACATCCCGAGCCACGGCTGCCTGCAAAGCTGGGCGGATCAGGGGGTGCTGATGATCAACACCACCATGACCGTCGAGCGGGCCAACGCCAACGCCCACGCGGGCAAGGGCTGGCAGTTCTTTACCGACCGGATCATCGAAGTGGTCAGCGAACATCAGCCGCATCTGGTGTTCCTGCTATGGGGCGCGCATGCCCAGGGCAAGCAGAAACTGATCAATGCCACCAAGCACCTGGTGCTGACCTCGGTGCACCCGTCGCCGCTGTCGGCCTACCGTGGCTTCCTTGGTTGTGGGCATTTTAGTCGGACCAACAAGTTTCTCGAGCAGAATGGCGAGACGCCGATCGAGTGGCGGCTGCCGCCACTCTAA
- a CDS encoding AbrB family transcriptional regulator: MSDRPFKTWWGTPLVGLLGGYLASQVGWPLPWMVGSLLAIILVRCLTPWQLAEIPGGRKCGQWVVGIGIGLHFTPVVMEQVLSHFGLIFFGALVTSLSSVVGVWLMRRAGEDRATAFFSSMPGGSGEMVNLGARNGAVLSRVAAGQSLRVLVVVLCVPAAFKYLLGDGAPIAQSTAVDWRWLAILFPAGALLAWLWQRLRQPNPWLFGPLLVSAAVSIGWDLHIGLPNGGSQIGQWLIGSGLGCHFNRQFFRRAPLFMGRTLIGTVLTMLIATLAALGLSALTHLDLRSLTLGMMPGGIAEMSLTAETLQLSVPLVTAMQVMRLLFVLFLAEPLFKYWNRVPEQP, translated from the coding sequence ATGTCTGATCGGCCCTTCAAAACCTGGTGGGGAACACCGCTGGTCGGCCTGCTTGGCGGTTATCTCGCCAGCCAGGTCGGCTGGCCGCTGCCGTGGATGGTCGGCTCGTTGCTGGCGATTATCCTGGTGCGCTGCCTGACACCCTGGCAATTGGCGGAAATCCCGGGTGGGCGCAAGTGCGGCCAGTGGGTCGTCGGCATCGGTATCGGCCTGCATTTCACGCCGGTGGTGATGGAGCAGGTGCTGAGCCATTTCGGCCTGATTTTTTTTGGTGCACTGGTCACCAGCCTGTCCAGCGTGGTCGGGGTCTGGTTGATGCGCCGCGCCGGCGAAGACCGCGCCACGGCGTTCTTTTCCAGCATGCCCGGCGGTTCCGGCGAGATGGTCAACCTCGGCGCCCGCAATGGCGCGGTCCTCAGTCGCGTGGCGGCAGGGCAAAGCTTGCGGGTGCTGGTGGTGGTGCTGTGTGTGCCGGCCGCCTTCAAGTATTTGTTGGGTGACGGCGCACCGATTGCCCAGTCAACAGCGGTGGACTGGCGCTGGCTGGCGATTCTGTTTCCCGCAGGTGCCCTGCTCGCCTGGCTCTGGCAGCGTTTGCGCCAGCCCAATCCGTGGCTGTTCGGGCCGTTGCTGGTGAGTGCGGCGGTGAGTATCGGCTGGGATTTGCACATCGGTTTGCCCAACGGCGGCAGCCAGATCGGCCAATGGCTGATCGGCAGCGGGCTGGGCTGCCACTTCAATCGGCAGTTCTTCCGGCGCGCACCGTTGTTCATGGGGCGAACCTTGATCGGCACGGTGTTGACCATGCTGATCGCCACGCTGGCGGCACTGGGGTTGAGTGCGCTGACCCATCTGGATCTGCGCTCACTGACACTGGGCATGATGCCCGGCGGGATTGCCGAAATGAGCCTGACGGCCGAGACGCTGCAACTGTCGGTGCCGCTGGTGACGGCGATGCAGGTAATGCGATTGCTGTTTGTGTTGTTTCTGGCGGAGCCGTTGTTCAAGTATTGGAACCGAGTGCCAGAGCAGCCCTGA
- a CDS encoding tripartite tricarboxylate transporter permease, with the protein MDTFGYLGQGFGVALSPYNLVTALCGTLIGTVVGLLPGLGPINGVALLIPIAFALGLPPESALILLAAVYLGCEYGGRISSILLNIPGEASTVMTTLDGYPMARKGLAGVALSLSAWSSFIGAFIATCGMVLFAPLLAKWAIAFGPAEYFVLMVFAIVCLGGMAGDRPLKTFIAALIGLFLSSVGIDANSGVYRFTGDNIHLTDGIQFVVLVLGLFSISEILLLLEKTHRGQEAVKATGRMMFNFKEASSVFVVNIRCGLLGFIMGVLPGAGATLASAVAYMTEKRIAGAKGTFGQGDMRGLAAPETAIGASACGALVPMLTLGVPGSGTTAVMIGALSLYNITPGPLLFQQQPDIVWGLIASLFIANIMLVILNIPMIRIFTRILAVPNWALVPVIAIITGIGVYAVHATTFDLFLMVGIGIFGYILRKLDFPLSPVLLGFILGGLMEQNLRRALSISNGALEILWSSPITFGVWVLTAIMLLMPILRIWRKRSVARRAIADV; encoded by the coding sequence ATGGATACTTTTGGCTATTTGGGCCAGGGTTTCGGCGTCGCGCTGAGCCCGTACAACCTGGTAACCGCCCTGTGCGGCACCCTGATTGGCACTGTGGTCGGCCTGTTGCCGGGCCTGGGCCCGATCAACGGCGTGGCGCTGCTGATCCCGATTGCGTTCGCCCTCGGGCTGCCACCGGAATCAGCATTGATCCTGCTGGCGGCGGTGTACCTGGGCTGTGAATACGGTGGCCGGATCAGCTCGATCCTGCTGAATATCCCGGGCGAAGCCTCGACCGTGATGACCACCCTTGATGGTTATCCAATGGCCCGCAAAGGCCTGGCAGGTGTTGCGCTGTCACTGTCGGCATGGAGTTCGTTCATCGGGGCGTTCATTGCAACCTGCGGCATGGTGCTGTTCGCCCCGTTGCTGGCGAAATGGGCGATTGCCTTCGGTCCCGCTGAATATTTTGTGCTGATGGTGTTTGCAATTGTCTGCCTCGGCGGCATGGCCGGTGATCGACCGCTCAAGACATTCATTGCAGCACTGATCGGCCTGTTTCTGTCGAGCGTCGGCATCGATGCCAACAGTGGCGTCTACCGTTTCACCGGGGACAACATTCACCTGACCGACGGCATTCAGTTTGTCGTGCTGGTGCTGGGGCTGTTTTCCATCAGTGAAATCCTGTTGCTGCTGGAAAAAACCCACCGTGGCCAGGAAGCGGTGAAAGCCACCGGGCGCATGATGTTCAACTTCAAGGAAGCGTCTTCGGTGTTCGTGGTGAATATCCGTTGCGGTCTGTTGGGCTTCATCATGGGCGTGTTGCCGGGTGCCGGCGCGACGCTCGCCAGTGCCGTGGCCTACATGACCGAAAAACGCATCGCCGGTGCCAAGGGCACGTTCGGCCAAGGCGACATGCGCGGCCTCGCGGCGCCGGAAACCGCCATTGGTGCCTCCGCCTGTGGCGCCCTGGTGCCGATGCTGACCCTCGGCGTGCCGGGTTCCGGTACGACAGCGGTGATGATCGGCGCGCTGTCGCTGTACAACATCACCCCCGGTCCGCTGCTGTTCCAGCAACAACCGGACATCGTCTGGGGGCTGATCGCCTCGTTGTTCATCGCCAACATCATGCTGGTGATCCTCAACATCCCGATGATCCGAATCTTCACCCGCATCCTCGCCGTGCCGAACTGGGCGCTGGTGCCGGTGATCGCGATCATTACCGGGATCGGCGTCTATGCGGTGCACGCCACCACGTTCGACCTGTTCCTGATGGTCGGCATCGGCATTTTCGGCTACATCCTGCGCAAGCTGGACTTCCCGCTGTCACCGGTGCTGCTGGGCTTCATCCTCGGCGGCCTGATGGAACAGAACCTGCGTCGCGCCCTGTCGATCTCCAACGGCGCGCTGGAAATCCTCTGGTCGAGCCCAATCACCTTCGGTGTCTGGGTGCTGACCGCCATCATGCTGCTGATGCCGATCCTGCGGATCTGGCGCAAGCGTTCGGTCGCCCGGCGCGCTATTGCCGATGTCTGA
- a CDS encoding tripartite tricarboxylate transporter TctB family protein: MLLQRIFASVLLLACVGLALMAWPYQAAFSYEPVGPRAFPLLMLGLMGLALVYMVFRPAPIVHSEDDPKLDRETLNKIGLCIVLLLIFAGLFEPLGFILSSILIGIPMARLYGGRWVPSIVVTTLMSIGLYLLFDKMMDVPLPLGLLDVLEN, from the coding sequence ATGCTCTTACAACGCATTTTTGCTTCGGTGCTGTTGCTGGCCTGTGTCGGCCTGGCGCTGATGGCGTGGCCGTATCAGGCAGCTTTTTCCTACGAACCTGTAGGACCCCGGGCCTTTCCTTTGTTGATGCTGGGTCTGATGGGCCTGGCGCTGGTGTACATGGTGTTTCGTCCTGCACCCATCGTGCACAGCGAAGACGACCCGAAACTGGACCGCGAAACCCTGAACAAGATCGGCCTCTGCATCGTTCTGCTGCTGATCTTCGCCGGGCTGTTCGAACCGTTGGGCTTCATCCTCAGCAGCATCCTGATCGGCATTCCGATGGCGCGCCTGTATGGCGGTCGCTGGGTGCCGAGCATCGTCGTCACCACGCTGATGAGCATTGGTCTCTACCTGCTGTTCGACAAGATGATGGACGTGCCGCTGCCCCTGGGTCTGCTCGACGTTCTGGAGAACTGA
- a CDS encoding tripartite tricarboxylate transporter substrate binding protein: protein MKLSLSKIALAASVLLFTGPLMAEPKRPECIAPASPGGGFDLTCKLAQSALVNEKLLSKPMRVTYMPGGVGAVAYNAVVAQRPADAGTLVAWSSGSLLNLAQGKFGRFDETNVRWLAAVGTSYGAIAVKSDSPYKTLDDLVQALKKDPSKVVIGSGGTVGSQDWMQTALIAKAAGINPRDLRYVALEGGGEIATALLGGHIQVGSTDISDSMPHIQSGDMRLLAVFAEQRLDEPEMKNIPTAREQGYDIVWPVVRGFYLGPKVSDEDYAWWKNAFDTLLASEDFAKLRDQRQLFPFAMTGPELDTYVKKQVADYKVLAKEFGLIQ, encoded by the coding sequence ATGAAATTGTCACTGAGTAAGATTGCTCTGGCTGCCAGCGTCCTGCTGTTCACCGGCCCTCTGATGGCGGAACCCAAACGCCCGGAATGCATCGCCCCGGCCTCCCCCGGCGGTGGTTTCGACCTGACCTGTAAACTCGCGCAAAGCGCGCTGGTGAACGAAAAACTGCTGAGCAAGCCGATGCGTGTGACCTACATGCCCGGCGGCGTCGGTGCAGTGGCGTACAACGCGGTGGTCGCTCAGCGCCCCGCCGACGCCGGTACGCTGGTGGCCTGGTCCAGCGGCTCGCTGTTGAACCTGGCGCAAGGCAAGTTCGGTCGTTTCGATGAAACCAATGTGCGCTGGCTGGCAGCGGTCGGCACCAGCTACGGCGCCATCGCGGTGAAAAGCGATTCGCCCTACAAGACACTGGACGATCTCGTTCAAGCGTTGAAGAAAGACCCGAGCAAAGTGGTGATCGGTTCCGGGGGCACCGTCGGCAGCCAGGACTGGATGCAAACCGCGCTGATCGCCAAGGCCGCCGGGATCAACCCGCGTGACCTGCGTTATGTCGCCCTCGAAGGCGGCGGTGAAATCGCCACGGCACTGCTCGGTGGTCACATCCAGGTCGGCAGCACCGACATTTCCGACTCCATGCCACATATCCAGAGCGGCGACATGCGCCTGCTCGCAGTGTTTGCCGAACAGCGTCTGGACGAGCCGGAAATGAAGAACATCCCGACCGCCCGCGAGCAAGGCTATGACATCGTCTGGCCGGTGGTGCGCGGCTTCTACCTTGGGCCAAAAGTCAGCGACGAAGACTACGCCTGGTGGAAAAACGCCTTCGACACACTGCTGGCTTCCGAGGACTTCGCCAAGCTGCGCGATCAGCGTCAACTCTTTCCATTCGCCATGACCGGCCCTGAGCTGGACACCTATGTGAAGAAGCAAGTCGCGGACTACAAAGTGCTGGCCAAAGAGTTCGGCCTGATCCAGTAA
- a CDS encoding OprD family porin: MLSTQPQACPPARFSRLSHTALASAAAFAGFSPLSQAAFFEDSTGTLETRNMYFNRDFRDGTSAQQSKRDEWAQGFMLNLQSGYTDGTVGFGVDALGMLGIKLDSSPDRTGTGLLPTHDDGRAANEYSKLGLTGKVKISATELKIGSLIPELPILKPNDGRILPQTFEGGLLTSKEIKNLTFTGGRLDKAKDRDSTDFEDIALNNKNGRFTGTVSGKHFDFGGVDYRFTDKITGSYHFAQLADVYNQHFLGVVASQKVGPGTFATDLRFAISDDQGEARGGRIDNKSLNGLVSYALSGHKFTAGYQHMSGDSAFPYVDGADPYLVNFVQINDFAGAQERSWQARYDFDFAAVGVPGLSFMSRYLNGDNIKLKNGDEGKEWERNTEIKYVVQTGALKDVAVRLRNATYRSNYSARDADEVRLLVSYSVALW, encoded by the coding sequence ATGCTGTCCACGCAGCCACAGGCTTGCCCGCCTGCTCGTTTTTCCCGCCTCAGTCACACCGCCCTAGCCAGTGCCGCCGCCTTCGCCGGCTTTTCGCCGTTGAGCCAGGCTGCCTTCTTCGAAGACAGTACGGGCACCCTCGAAACCCGCAACATGTATTTCAACCGCGACTTTCGCGACGGCACCAGCGCCCAGCAATCGAAACGCGACGAATGGGCCCAGGGCTTCATGCTCAATCTGCAATCGGGTTATACCGACGGCACCGTGGGCTTTGGTGTCGATGCGCTGGGCATGCTGGGGATCAAGCTCGATTCGAGCCCTGACCGCACCGGCACCGGCTTGCTGCCAACCCACGACGATGGCCGCGCCGCCAACGAGTACTCGAAACTGGGCCTGACCGGCAAAGTGAAAATCTCTGCAACGGAACTGAAAATCGGCAGCCTGATTCCGGAGCTGCCGATCCTCAAGCCCAACGACGGCCGCATCCTGCCGCAGACCTTTGAAGGCGGTCTGCTGACCTCCAAAGAAATCAAGAACCTGACCTTCACCGGTGGCCGCCTGGACAAGGCCAAGGACCGCGACAGCACCGATTTCGAGGACATTGCCCTCAACAACAAGAACGGTCGCTTTACCGGGACCGTTTCCGGCAAGCATTTCGACTTTGGCGGCGTGGACTACAGGTTCACCGACAAGATCACCGGCAGTTACCACTTCGCGCAACTCGCTGACGTCTACAACCAGCACTTTCTCGGGGTGGTGGCGTCGCAAAAAGTCGGCCCAGGCACTTTCGCGACCGACCTGCGGTTTGCCATCAGTGACGACCAGGGGGAAGCCCGTGGCGGCCGGATCGACAACAAGTCACTCAACGGTTTGGTTAGTTATGCCCTGAGCGGACATAAATTCACCGCCGGCTATCAGCACATGTCCGGTGACAGTGCCTTCCCTTATGTCGATGGCGCCGATCCGTACCTGGTCAACTTCGTGCAGATCAACGACTTTGCCGGTGCACAAGAGCGCTCCTGGCAAGCCCGCTATGACTTCGACTTCGCCGCGGTCGGCGTTCCCGGCTTGAGTTTCATGAGCCGTTACCTCAACGGCGACAACATCAAGCTCAAGAATGGCGATGAAGGCAAAGAGTGGGAACGCAACACCGAGATCAAATATGTAGTACAAACCGGCGCGCTCAAGGATGTCGCCGTGCGCCTGCGCAATGCCACTTACCGTTCCAACTACTCCGCTCGCGATGCCGATGAAGTGCGTCTTCTGGTGAGCTATAGCGTTGCCCTTTGGTAA
- a CDS encoding response regulator — MRVLLVEDHLQLAESVAQALKSTGLTVDVLHDGVAADLALSSEEYAMAILDVGLPRMDGFEVLARLRARGKNLPVLMLTARSDVKDRVHGLNLGADDYLAKPFELTELEARVKALLRRSVLGGERQQRCGVLAYDLDTRRFSLGEELLTLTSREQAVLEALIARPGRVMSKEQLAAQVFGLDEEASPDAIEIYVHRLRKKLDGHPVAIVTFRGLGYLLESRDA, encoded by the coding sequence ATGCGTGTCCTGCTCGTCGAAGACCATCTGCAGCTTGCTGAAAGTGTCGCCCAGGCGCTCAAGAGCACAGGTCTGACCGTGGATGTGTTGCACGATGGCGTGGCCGCCGACCTGGCCCTGAGCAGCGAGGAGTACGCCATGGCGATTCTCGATGTCGGCCTGCCGCGCATGGATGGTTTTGAAGTGCTGGCGCGCCTGCGTGCTCGCGGGAAAAACCTGCCGGTGTTGATGCTGACGGCGCGCAGCGACGTCAAGGACCGGGTCCATGGCCTCAATCTGGGCGCCGACGATTACCTGGCCAAGCCCTTCGAACTGACCGAACTGGAAGCGCGGGTCAAAGCCCTGTTGCGGCGCAGTGTGCTGGGCGGTGAACGACAGCAACGCTGCGGTGTGCTGGCGTATGACCTGGACACGCGGCGCTTCAGCCTCGGCGAAGAATTGCTGACCCTGACCTCCCGCGAGCAGGCAGTGCTTGAGGCGCTGATCGCCCGTCCCGGCCGGGTGATGAGCAAGGAACAACTGGCCGCCCAGGTGTTCGGCCTGGACGAAGAAGCCAGCCCCGACGCTATCGAAATCTACGTCCATCGCCTGCGCAAGAAACTTGACGGCCATCCGGTGGCCATCGTGACGTTCCGCGGTCTCGGTTATTTGCTGGAAAGCCGCGATGCATAA
- a CDS encoding sensor histidine kinase, whose amino-acid sequence MHKPSSLRWRLLWNLALLLVVLMLASGLSAYWNGREAADTAYDRTLLASARTIAAGLSQRDGSLSADVPYVALDTFAYDSAGRIYYQVNDIHQKLISGYENLPGPPPGTPRTDDYPALARFYNATYQGQNVRVVSLLKAVIEPNMNGMAEIRVAETDEARVRMARSLAADTLLRLGMLAVGALLLVWFAVSAALRPLERLRTAVEERQSDDLRPLPLVEVQRELWPLVRALNHFTERLRGQFERQAQFIADAAHELRTPLAALKARLELGLRASEPPIWRSTLETAAQNTDRLTHLANQLLSLARVENGARAIAEGGAQLLDLSQLARELGMAMAPLAHARGVALALEADEPVWLRGEPTLLNELLSNLVDNALAHTPPGGNVILRVSAPAVLEVEDDGPGIPLDERDRVFERFYRRNQQVAGSGLGLAIVGEICRAHLAQISLHDGERAGLMVRVSFIAGE is encoded by the coding sequence ATGCATAAGCCCAGCAGCCTGCGCTGGCGGTTGCTGTGGAACCTGGCGTTGTTGCTGGTGGTGTTGATGCTGGCCAGTGGCTTGAGCGCTTACTGGAACGGGCGCGAAGCGGCGGACACGGCGTATGACCGGACCCTGCTGGCCTCGGCACGCACCATCGCCGCCGGCCTGTCCCAGCGCGATGGCAGCCTCAGCGCCGATGTGCCGTACGTGGCCCTCGATACCTTTGCCTACGACAGCGCCGGGCGGATTTATTACCAGGTCAACGACATTCACCAGAAGTTGATTTCCGGTTATGAAAACCTGCCCGGCCCGCCACCGGGAACGCCGCGTACCGACGATTATCCGGCTCTCGCACGTTTCTATAACGCCACTTATCAGGGCCAGAACGTGCGGGTGGTGAGCCTGCTCAAGGCGGTGATCGAGCCGAACATGAACGGCATGGCGGAAATTCGCGTGGCCGAAACCGACGAGGCCCGAGTGCGCATGGCTCGCAGTCTGGCGGCAGACACCTTGCTGCGCCTGGGTATGTTGGCGGTCGGTGCGTTGCTGCTGGTGTGGTTTGCGGTGAGTGCCGCGTTGCGCCCTCTGGAGCGCCTGCGCACGGCGGTTGAGGAGCGTCAGTCGGACGACCTGCGGCCGCTGCCGCTGGTCGAAGTGCAGCGTGAGTTGTGGCCGTTGGTGAGAGCCCTCAACCACTTCACCGAACGCCTGCGCGGGCAGTTCGAGCGCCAGGCGCAGTTCATCGCCGATGCCGCTCATGAACTGCGCACACCGCTGGCAGCGCTCAAGGCGCGGCTGGAACTGGGCTTGCGTGCCAGCGAGCCGCCAATCTGGCGCAGTACGCTGGAAACCGCCGCGCAAAACACTGACCGGCTGACTCATCTGGCCAATCAATTGCTGTCACTGGCACGGGTCGAAAACGGCGCCAGGGCGATCGCCGAGGGCGGTGCGCAATTACTTGATCTGAGCCAATTGGCCCGTGAACTGGGCATGGCCATGGCGCCGCTGGCCCACGCCCGGGGTGTCGCGCTGGCACTGGAGGCGGACGAGCCGGTGTGGTTGCGCGGTGAGCCGACGCTGTTGAACGAATTGCTGAGCAATCTGGTGGATAACGCGCTGGCCCACACACCGCCGGGCGGCAATGTGATTTTGCGGGTGAGCGCGCCAGCGGTGCTGGAAGTCGAGGACGACGGACCGGGAATTCCGCTGGACGAGCGGGATCGGGTGTTTGAGCGATTTTATCGACGCAATCAACAGGTGGCCGGATCAGGGCTGGGCTTGGCGATTGTCGGCGAGATCTGCCGCGCACACTTGGCGCAGATCAGTTTGCATGATGGTGAAAGGGCGGGCTTGATGGTTCGGGTGAGCTTTATTGCTGGGGAGTGA
- a CDS encoding HDOD domain-containing protein: MSKLAEKVQQDLVEAIDNDDLVLPTLPEVAMQIRKAAEDPEISVSTLSKVIGRDTALSARLIKVVNSPLLRAAQEVTDLHTAITRLGVNYSSNLAIGLVMEQIFHARSDVVEQKMRDVWRKSLEIAGISYALCRSYTQLKPDQAALGGLVHQIGVLPILTYAEDHYELLSDPVSLNHVIDHIHPLLGDKLLTVWEFPEMLVKLPGLYQDFKRDSAKVDYVDLVQVASLYCHKDTDHPFARIDAFNVPAFKKLGIDPENQSMCRDLEESRSMFY; the protein is encoded by the coding sequence ATGAGCAAGCTGGCGGAAAAGGTCCAACAGGATTTGGTTGAGGCCATCGATAACGATGACCTGGTTCTGCCAACGTTACCGGAAGTGGCCATGCAGATTCGCAAGGCCGCTGAAGATCCGGAAATCAGCGTCAGCACCCTGAGCAAAGTGATCGGTCGCGATACCGCGCTGTCGGCGCGCCTGATCAAAGTGGTCAACAGCCCGTTGCTGCGGGCGGCTCAGGAAGTCACTGACCTGCATACCGCAATCACCCGGCTGGGCGTCAACTACAGCAGCAATCTGGCCATCGGTCTGGTGATGGAGCAGATTTTCCATGCCCGCTCCGACGTGGTGGAGCAGAAGATGCGCGACGTATGGCGCAAAAGCCTGGAAATTGCCGGGATCAGTTACGCCCTGTGCCGCAGTTACACCCAGCTCAAACCCGATCAGGCGGCGCTCGGCGGATTGGTGCATCAGATTGGCGTGCTGCCGATCCTGACGTATGCCGAGGATCACTATGAACTGCTGTCGGACCCGGTCAGCCTCAACCATGTGATCGACCACATTCACCCGCTGCTAGGCGACAAGCTGCTCACCGTCTGGGAGTTTCCGGAAATGCTGGTGAAGTTGCCGGGGCTGTATCAGGACTTCAAGCGAGACTCCGCAAAAGTCGATTACGTCGACCTGGTGCAGGTGGCCAGCCTGTATTGCCACAAAGATACCGACCACCCATTTGCCCGCATTGACGCGTTCAATGTGCCGGCGTTCAAGAAACTGGGGATCGACCCGGAGAACCAGTCGATGTGCCGGGACCTGGAAGAGTCGCGGTCGATGTTTTACTGA
- a CDS encoding folate-binding protein YgfZ yields MADSAFFCTLSHEGVLAVRGADAGKFLQGQLTCNLNYLSDTQASLGARCTQKGRMQSSFRILLQGDGVLMAMASELLEPQLADLKKYAVFSKSKLTDESAAWVRFGVGQGDAALSNLGLELPAETDSVVRHDDLIAIRVSPERAELWAPADQADIIKSKLATSLTEGTLNQWLLGQIRAGIGQVMPATRELFIPQMLNLQAVGGVSFKKGCYTGQEIVARMQYLGKLKRRLYRLTLDASQLPEPGTPLFSPTHGSSIGEVVIAANAEQNIELLAVLQAEAAEAGDIHLGSLEGPALHLLDLPYPLDRDREIQR; encoded by the coding sequence ATGGCCGATTCTGCTTTTTTCTGCACCCTGTCTCACGAAGGCGTTCTCGCGGTACGCGGCGCGGATGCCGGCAAATTCCTGCAAGGCCAATTGACCTGCAACCTCAATTACCTGAGCGATACTCAGGCCAGCCTGGGCGCCCGCTGCACGCAGAAAGGCCGGATGCAGTCGAGCTTCCGCATTCTGCTGCAAGGTGACGGCGTGCTCATGGCCATGGCCAGCGAATTGCTGGAGCCGCAACTGGCGGACCTGAAAAAATACGCCGTGTTTTCCAAGTCGAAACTGACCGATGAAAGCGCGGCCTGGGTCCGCTTCGGCGTCGGGCAAGGCGATGCTGCACTGAGCAACCTGGGCCTTGAGCTGCCGGCAGAGACCGACAGCGTAGTGCGCCATGATGACTTGATTGCCATTCGCGTTTCGCCGGAGCGCGCCGAGTTGTGGGCCCCGGCCGATCAGGCCGACATCATTAAAAGCAAACTGGCCACCTCGCTGACCGAAGGCACGCTGAACCAATGGCTGCTGGGCCAGATCCGCGCAGGGATCGGCCAGGTCATGCCGGCCACCCGCGAACTGTTCATCCCGCAGATGCTCAACCTGCAGGCCGTCGGCGGCGTAAGTTTCAAGAAAGGTTGCTACACCGGCCAGGAAATCGTGGCGCGCATGCAGTACCTGGGCAAACTCAAGCGCCGCCTCTATCGCCTGACGCTGGATGCCAGCCAATTGCCTGAACCCGGCACGCCTTTGTTTTCGCCAACCCACGGCAGCTCAATCGGCGAAGTGGTGATTGCTGCCAACGCAGAACAGAACATTGAACTCCTGGCGGTATTGCAAGCCGAAGCTGCAGAAGCTGGCGATATCCACCTGGGCAGCCTCGAAGGGCCTGCCCTGCACCTGCTCGACCTGCCTTACCCACTGGATCGCGATCGCGAAATCCAGCGTTAA
- a CDS encoding succinate dehydrogenase assembly factor 2: MVEDVELNRLYWHSRRGMLELDVLLVPFVREVYPHLNQVDRDCYVRLLECEDQDMFGWFMERAESEDPELQRMVRMILDRVQPK, from the coding sequence ATGGTCGAAGATGTTGAACTGAATCGCCTCTACTGGCACAGCCGCCGCGGCATGCTTGAGCTTGACGTGTTGCTGGTGCCGTTCGTGAGAGAGGTCTACCCGCACCTCAACCAGGTTGATCGCGATTGCTATGTCAGGTTGCTCGAGTGCGAGGATCAGGACATGTTCGGCTGGTTCATGGAGCGCGCCGAATCCGAAGATCCGGAGCTGCAGCGCATGGTTCGCATGATCCTGGATCGTGTCCAGCCCAAGTAA
- a CDS encoding protein YgfX, which produces MSSPSNAFECRWHASRQLLAAYVFAQLFALGSLFLLSIPVWASLLGALLCLAHGLWALPRQIRLTHPQALSGLRRDADGWQLWSQARGWQAVQLRPDSLALPLIVVLRFRLQGERRVRTICVPRDSQAADLHRRLRVRLTFSRRRWAAPE; this is translated from the coding sequence GTGTCCAGCCCAAGTAACGCGTTCGAATGCCGCTGGCACGCCTCACGGCAGTTGCTGGCGGCCTATGTATTTGCCCAGCTGTTCGCGCTGGGTTCGTTGTTTCTTCTATCTATACCGGTCTGGGCCAGCTTGCTCGGCGCCCTGTTGTGCCTGGCGCACGGACTTTGGGCATTGCCGCGTCAGATACGGCTGACACACCCGCAGGCGTTGAGCGGTTTACGCCGGGACGCCGATGGCTGGCAGTTGTGGAGTCAGGCGCGGGGCTGGCAGGCCGTGCAACTGCGACCGGACAGCCTGGCGCTGCCGCTGATCGTGGTGCTGCGGTTTCGTTTGCAGGGCGAGCGACGCGTCAGAACGATTTGTGTCCCGCGGGACTCGCAGGCGGCGGACTTGCACCGACGCCTGCGAGTTCGTCTGACCTTCAGTCGACGTAGGTGGGCGGCACCAGAATAG